A genomic window from Candidatus Bathyarchaeota archaeon includes:
- a CDS encoding DUF4268 domain-containing protein, with protein MVISRLDRVPIREVWPKEEKDFTPWLEKNIDLLSDVLGLTLVANEREAKVGRAFEADLLAEGPSNELVVIENQFGRSNHDHLGKILTYLTTLDAKRAIWICEDPQPEHIAAVDWFNKYSPSDMGFYLLKLEAYKIENSPPAPLFSVVSEPSELIKEAGEFRDDLAERHVKRLEFWKQLLEKSNTKTSLFTCISPGKDNWLSAGAGISGVVFQYIIRMGDGRVQLTMESPDASKNKQIFDALSKDRAEIEELFEDTLIWDRMDDFKSSRIWKNVSNNGLRDSESWPATIDKMTSAMVRLNKAFGKKINQLSI; from the coding sequence ATGGTAATTAGTAGACTTGATCGTGTTCCAATACGTGAAGTCTGGCCAAAAGAAGAAAAAGACTTTACACCTTGGCTTGAAAAGAACATAGATTTGCTCAGCGATGTTCTTGGATTAACTTTAGTTGCAAACGAACGAGAAGCAAAAGTGGGTAGAGCTTTTGAAGCTGATTTGCTCGCTGAAGGTCCGAGTAATGAACTAGTTGTCATTGAAAACCAATTTGGTAGAAGTAACCATGATCATTTAGGTAAGATTCTAACTTATTTGACAACTCTTGATGCTAAAAGAGCTATTTGGATTTGTGAAGATCCTCAACCTGAACACATAGCAGCGGTTGATTGGTTCAATAAATATTCCCCCTCAGATATGGGATTCTATTTACTAAAGTTGGAAGCATATAAGATTGAGAACTCCCCTCCAGCACCTCTGTTTTCGGTTGTTTCTGAGCCCAGTGAATTGATTAAAGAAGCTGGCGAATTTAGAGACGATCTCGCTGAAAGACATGTTAAAAGATTAGAGTTCTGGAAACAACTGCTTGAAAAAAGTAACACCAAAACTTCGTTGTTCACATGTATTTCTCCTGGAAAGGATAATTGGTTATCAGCAGGGGCTGGAATTAGTGGAGTTGTTTTCCAGTATATCATCAGAATGGGAGATGGCAGAGTTCAATTGACCATGGAGAGTCCTGACGCTTCAAAAAATAAACAAATCTTTGACGCCTTATCTAAAGACAGAGCGGAGATTGAAGAATTGTTTGAAGATACTTTAATTTGGGATCGAATGGACGATTTCAAATCTTCGAGAATATGGAAAAACGTCTCAAATAATGGGCTTCGCGATTCTGAATCATGGCCAGCAACAATCGATAAAATGACTTCTGCAATGGTCCGTCTTAACAAAGCATTTGGAAAGAAAATAAATCAACTTAGCATATAA
- a CDS encoding ATP-binding cassette domain-containing protein, with translation MGISDYQQHVLYDNVELKIGPKDIVYLTGDSGSGKSVLLKAIFGDLKAGEAARLSEVEVDPDKPLIDTVGATVEEGLKLLSKVGLNDAFLFVRRYSQLSDGQRYRYRLAKLIESGAQWWIMDEFCATLDRETAKIVAYNVQKLARKLGKAVVAATTHTDLFEDLAPSVHIHKKFGREVSVNYRPNKPRSQCSLLEEMTVEEGTYEDWKKVANFHYRSHRVAFIQKIFVLRRGDLVCGAVVYVCPMSAAPCRNRVLKLETMKDLNEKLTRIARVVVHPKYRTIGASVKLLRDSLSLCGKPNVEMIAVMARYNPFAEHAGMTKVCESKPDKSILQALAGLEKLGFTSYLLSVPQYNEKKLKGLLPLVKEILKHFSYPYNRRIAGAHGRFKKEEYNLWLKNAEICEISRALVRLAQLNQSKVYLFCQNG, from the coding sequence ATGGGCATATCTGACTACCAGCAGCATGTGCTTTACGATAATGTGGAACTGAAAATTGGTCCAAAAGATATTGTGTATTTGACTGGGGATAGCGGTTCTGGAAAAAGTGTGCTTTTAAAAGCTATTTTTGGCGATCTAAAAGCTGGTGAAGCTGCAAGGCTGAGTGAAGTTGAAGTGGATCCTGATAAGCCTTTGATTGATACTGTAGGCGCTACAGTCGAAGAAGGACTTAAACTGCTTTCAAAAGTAGGGTTGAATGATGCTTTTCTTTTTGTTCGCCGTTATAGCCAACTTAGTGATGGACAGAGATACCGTTACAGATTGGCTAAGTTGATCGAGTCTGGAGCTCAATGGTGGATCATGGACGAATTCTGTGCCACTTTAGATCGAGAAACTGCAAAGATTGTTGCCTATAATGTGCAGAAACTTGCTCGTAAACTCGGCAAGGCAGTAGTTGCAGCTACAACTCACACGGACCTTTTTGAGGATCTAGCGCCCTCTGTGCATATTCATAAGAAGTTTGGCAGAGAAGTTTCAGTCAATTATCGCCCAAACAAACCTAGATCTCAATGTAGTTTGCTTGAGGAGATGACTGTTGAAGAAGGCACTTATGAGGATTGGAAGAAAGTAGCTAATTTTCATTATCGCAGCCATAGAGTGGCGTTTATTCAGAAGATTTTTGTTTTGAGGCGTGGGGATCTAGTTTGTGGGGCTGTTGTCTATGTTTGCCCAATGAGTGCTGCCCCATGTCGAAATAGGGTTTTGAAACTCGAAACGATGAAAGATCTGAATGAGAAACTAACACGGATTGCCCGAGTTGTTGTTCATCCAAAATATAGAACGATAGGTGCATCCGTGAAGCTTCTAAGGGATTCTTTGTCTCTTTGTGGAAAACCAAACGTAGAAATGATTGCAGTAATGGCACGTTACAATCCCTTTGCCGAACATGCAGGAATGACCAAAGTTTGCGAGTCAAAACCAGACAAATCGATCCTCCAAGCTTTAGCGGGACTAGAAAAGCTAGGCTTTACCTCTTATCTTTTGTCTGTTCCACAATATAATGAGAAAAAGCTCAAAGGTCTGCTGCCACTAGTAAAAGAGATACTTAAACATTTTAGCTATCCATACAACAGAAGAATCGCTGGAGCACATGGACGCTTCAAAAAGGAAGAGTATAACCTTTGGCTAAAGAATGCTGAAATATGTGAGATTTCTCGAGCACTTGTTCGATTAGCCCAACTCAATCAATCAAAGGTCTATCTCTTTTGCCAAAATGGTTAG